One region of Leishmania panamensis strain MHOM/PA/94/PSC-1 chromosome 28 sequence genomic DNA includes:
- a CDS encoding hypothetical protein (TriTrypDB/GeneDB-style sysID: LpmP.28.2010), which translates to MRSPTSNSSHGVSSSAHITPLAALHDPAGATDKEVVEWVLLIWRGVSATAALRQTPIHTAVMDQAAFRIFGRDSLQSAAALKRRYRQLAIRVHPDKNPSSQASEAFQVLQSCFEHAIHSREAGGSGYVDFGEQPAFQRPSDSSMWQKGSGGQKCAAASSETAKPHFSSSTSSSTASSSPSLVSPPLSPVFSSCSSSSSNRSSPTRPRTAAAAATAGRAPPPRPSFSPHLPTPSAASASRGSFLSAVMPEPPNVFATNGGAAPAATVPASSALHGDSSDPVVPPPLIFGAQPTFQSGSTGAVVHRTRRRACSDRFTSSADAAKDFGSAPPLVFENASSTPTDASADDMIAGRKEVAKQHSSQQQQCARRPELPTLAELLAELDADDDDDEGGSESTAEWTQSSSYRDGLVGSAAWRYRTHETPVVTSSVLPTWPLPSTMHPSTGCFQRRAINGDDREGSRAPVAHCTSTTKVPVHLDVLCAAGTSSVPSSTPSTTTASYGALRKEVTDARYYHTSSLSPFPPHTSSHLLVGSSVHSRRAGGGVIGGGGSGATGGRSNGSPEGGRCACGKAPCGRCFLCE; encoded by the coding sequence ATGCGCTCGCCTACCTCTAACTCCTCGCATGGAGtctcttcttcagcgcaCATAACCCCACTGGCAGCTCTGCATGACCCGGCAGGTGCCACTGATAAGGAAGTAGTCGAGTGGGTACTGCTGATATGGCGTGGTGTGTCAGCAACGGCTGCACTCCGTCAAACTCCTATTCACACTGCTGTGATGGACCAAGCCGCTTTTCGCATATTTGGTCGTGATTCCCTGcagagcgcagcggcgttgaAGCGTCGCTATCGGCAACTTGCTATTCGCGTGCACCCGGACAAGAACCCGAGCTCGCAAGCGTCCGAGGCATTTCAGGTACTGCAGAGCTGCTTTGAGCATGCCATCCATAGCCGCGAAGCCGGGGGCAGTGGTTATGTTGACTTTGGAGAGCAGCCAGCGTTTCAGCGCCCATCTGATTCATCGATGTGGCAGAAGGGAAGCGGGGGCCAGAAATGTGCCGCAGCTAGCAGTGAAACTGCCAAGCCGCATTTCTCGTCCTCGACGTCTTCCTCCACTGCGTCTTCTTCGCCATCTCTTGTGTCGCCACCCTTGTCGCCCGTcttcagctcctgcagcagcagtagctcAAATCGGTCGTCGCCGACTCGCccacgcaccgccgctgctgccgccacagctgggagggcgccaccaccacggccaTCATTCTCACCTCATCTTCCGACACCGTCTGCAGCGTCGGCGAGTAGGGGTTCGTTTCTCTCCGCGGTCATGCCGGAGCCCCCCAACGTGTTCGCCACcaacggaggtgcagcgccggcCGCGACGGTGCCAGCGTCAAGTGCTCTTCATGGGGACAGCAGCGACCCTGTCGTGCCACCTCCCCTCATCTTCGGGGCACAGCCGACTTTCCAAAGCGGCTCGACtggcgctgtggtgcaccGCACTAGACGCCGCGCATGCTCCGATCGTTTCACGTCGTCCGCCGACGCGGCAAAAGACTTCGGCTCAGCCCCGCCGCTCGTGTTTGAGAATGCATCGTCTACGCCAACGGACGCCAGTGCAGACGATATGATTGCCGGGCGAAAAGAGGTGGCAAAGCAGCACtcttcgcagcagcagcagtgcgcgcgAAGACCAGAACTGCCAACCCTGGCTGAGCTGTTGGCTGAGCTGGACgccgatgacgatgacgatgaggGTGGCTCAGAGAGCACTGCGGAATGGACCCAAAGCTCATCCTATCGAGACGGCCTGGTTGGCTCTGCGGCGTGGAGGTATCGCACCCATGAGACCCCCGTAGTGACATCTTCGGTGCTTCCCACATGGCCATTGCCATCGACGATGCATCCATCCACTGGCTGCTTTCAAAGGCGCGCAATCAACGGCGATGATCGCGAGGGCAGCCGTGCCCCTGTGGCTCACTGCACATCGACGACGAAAGTCCCTGTGCACCTGGATGTGTTGTGTGCGGCAGGGACATCGAGTGTACCATCATCGACTCCATCCACAACCACCGCCTCTTATGGGGCGCTGAGGAAAGAGGTGACGGATGCGAGATATTATCACACTTCTTCGctctcgccttttcctcctcacACATCCTCTCACCTGTTGGTAGGATCATCTGTGCACAGTCGACGagccggtggcggcgtgatcggagggggcggcagtggggCGACTGGAGGCCGGAGCAACGGCAGCCCTGAAGGAGggcggtgcgcgtgcggcAAGGCCCCTTGTGGTCGCTGCTTCCTCTGTGAATAG
- a CDS encoding hypothetical protein (TriTrypDB/GeneDB-style sysID: LpmP.28.2020) yields the protein MPKRHRQPEPIDIDSTAHHRSNQEHGGIGSRSSDANLNSMALRTSSTSAASATAAIRRAEPAYSPGEVRLAEKTCKRATDFPATSELLVRHHRRLKAHTELRYLPSDKFGQPVNGDDSAVEAPPSSHPRRRALVPGAVSFPSLPDRPSSPASEDADLVSRDDEKDDGINFSSSDYVGGDGSQLSSGDSALDGGSKGDSAVGEEGTERRQLRKSVAAAAVAAQRRQKVCDGDEDSSDESDDSGGEDEVLDDSSPLGSSGDDVGNSSDMDEEGESDSDMSDFDREQGSHEESGEEDDNSTGGVWGTRRRSGAVGPGSNEYDDDDDSDDGLVTVDFGVFDMKASDVDGLLHLMDQLCPDKMNEVDRDELGLALRESPFTSVVRLQNNGEDATGEEEQEFYGLSSVLDVAHGLTLYPAALRPLCELLQQRVWRQAASGIPPTDILTSVVDGGRVASSRAKCLLLVSEYIRNVPLELTVQILEDVLDRLDAAGQREGKKSSVQTAEEAMATHEHPIFAAHPSMFAVLAKVQRATDAPVTLPKHAVPLLPGHGAGGAGSGDNVAAAVHRKDHNGGSRNTKKRSEGAGAGGRSSAMGASESPLDLTHYIFWREEDSILYEFRDKRVAALVYRCRSQYDGQPEHEIPLSILFVLQYGAARQAVDEMRRRQTVNAAVERY from the coding sequence ATGCCGAAGCGTCACCGCCAACCGGAGCCGATTGACATCGACAGCACGGCTCACCACCGGAGCAACCAAGAGCATGGCGGCATAGGATCGCGTAGCAGTGATGCAAACCTGAACTCGATGGCTCTGCGGACCTCATCCACTTCTGCCGCTTCAGCTACTGCTGCTATTCGGCGAGCCGAGCCTGCTTACTCTCCAGGTGAGGTAAGGCTGGCCGAGAAGACCTGCAAGAGAGCCACGGACTTCCCTGCCACGTCCGAGTTGCTAGTGCGACACCACCGACGACTCAAGGCGCACACTGAGCTTCGCTACCTTCCATCCGACAAGTTCGGTCAGCCTGTCAACGGTGACGACAGTGCAGTAGAGGCGCCACCGAGCTCACACCCGAGGCGCCGTGCGCTAGTGCCGGGTGCGGTCTCCTTCCCATCTCTTCCAGAtcgcccttcttcacctGCATCAGAAGACGCCGATCTTGTAAGTCGCGATGACGAGAAAGATGATGGCATCAACTTCAGTTCCAGCGACTACGTGGGGGGTGACGGTAGCCAACTTAGCAGTGGTGACTCTGCGCTTGATGGTGGAAGCAAGGGCGACAGCGCTgtgggggaagaagggacgGAGCGGCGTCAGCTACGGAAGtccgtggctgctgccgctgttgctgcccaGCGACGCCAGAAGGTATGCGACGGCGATGaagacagcagcgatgaAAGTGACGACAGTGGCGGGGAAGATGAGGTGCTCGACGATAGCAGTCCgctgggcagcagcggcgatgatgTGGGGAACTCCTCTGATATGGATGAGGAGGGTGAGTCGGACAGTGACATGTCGGACTTCGACAGGGAGCAGGGTAGCCATGAGGAGAGcggggaggaagacgacaACTCGACTGGTGGTGTTTGGGGCacgcgccgtcgcagcggtgccgttgGGCCGGGCAGCAACGAAtatgacgacgacgatgacagcGACGATGGTCTCGTGACTGTTGACTTTGGCGTGTTTGACATGAAAGCGTCGGACGTGGATGGCCTTCTCCACCTGATGGACCAGCTCTGCCCCGACAAAATGAACGAGGTGGACCGTGATGAGCTGGGGTTGGCGTTGCGCGAGAGTCCCTTCACCAGCGTCGTGCGTTTGCAGAACAACGGCGAAGACGCCAccggggaggaggagcaagagTTCTATGGCCTCTCCTCTGTGCTGGACGTCGCGCACGGGCTGACGCTCTAcccagcggcgctgcgtccgCTCTGCGagctgttgcagcagcgcgtgtggCGGCAGGCGGCCTCGGGTATTCCGCCAACAGACATCTTGACGAGCGTCGTGGACGGCGGCCGCGTCGCGTCGTCGCGCGCCAAGTGCCTTCTGCTCGTTTCCGAATACATCCGCAACGTCCCGCTAGAGCTGACCGTGCAGATTCTCGAGGATGTACTTGATCGCCTAGATGCTGCCGGCCAAcgggagggaaagaagagctCGGTGCAGACGGCTGAGGAGGCCATGGCTACACACGAGCATCCCATCTTCGCTGCCCACCCAAGCATGTTTGCTGTTCTGGCGAAGGTGCAGCGTGCTACCGATGCGCCGGTGACACTGCCGAAGCATGCCGTGCCTCTCTTACCTGGCCACGGCGCTGGAGGGGCTGGTAGCGGTGACAACGTAGCCGCCGCAGTCCACCGGAAGGATCACAACGGTGGAAGCCGCAACACGAAAAAGAGGAGTGAGGGGGCTGGTGCAGGtggccgcagcagtgcgatGGGTGCCTCTGAGTCCCCACTAGACCTTACGCACTACATCTTCTGGCGCGAAGAGGACAGCATTCTCTACGAGTTCCGCGATAAGCGGGTTGCTGCCCTCGTCTATCGCTGCCGCTCACAGTACGATGGCCAGCCGGAGCACGAAATACCGCTTTCCATCCTCTTCGTGCTTCAGTacggtgctgcgcggcaggcgGTGGACGAGATGCGCCGGCGACAAACAGTCAACGCAGCAGTGGAGCGATACTGA